One part of the Alosa alosa isolate M-15738 ecotype Scorff River chromosome 4, AALO_Geno_1.1, whole genome shotgun sequence genome encodes these proteins:
- the rps10 gene encoding 40S ribosomal protein S10 produces MRNPFSAPVSQQSDKMLMPKKNRIAIYELLFKEGVMVAKKDVHLAKHPELADKNVPNLHVMKAMQSLKSCGYVKEQFAWRHFYWYLTNEGIQYLRDFLHLPPEIVPATLRRQTRPETARPRPKGGLEGERPARLARGEADRDTYRRSAAPPGADKKAEAGAGAATEFQFRGGFGRGRGQQPQ; encoded by the exons ATGCGCAACCCCTTTTCTGCTCCGGTATCACAACAGAGCGACAAG ATGTTGATGCCCAAGAAGAACCGCATTGCCATTTACGAGCTCCTCTTCAAGGAGGGAGTTATGGTGGCCAAAAAGGATGTTCATCTTGCCAAGCATCCCGAGCTGGCTGACAAAAACGTGCCCAACCTGCACGTAATGAAGGCCATGCAG TCCCTCAAGTCCTGTGGGTATGTGAAGGAGCAGTTTGCCTGGCGGCACTTCTACTGGTACCTGACCAATGAGGGCATCCAGTATCTGAGGGACTTCCTGCACCTGCCCCCAGAGATTGTGCCCGCCACCCTCCGCAGGCAGACTCGTCCAGAGACTGCTCGTCCCAGACCCAAAGGAG gTTTGGAGGGTGAGAGGCCTGCTCGTCTGGCACGCGGTGAAGCAGACAGAGACACCTACAGACGTTCTGCAGCACCCC CTGGTGCTGACAAGAAGGCTGAGGCCGGTGCTGGTGCAGCCACAGAATTCCAGTTT AGAGGTGGATTTGGCCGTGGAAGAGGACAGCAGCCTCAATAA